A genomic segment from Candidatus Binatia bacterium encodes:
- the glp gene encoding gephyrin-like molybdotransferase Glp, translating to MLPPRQAIVAFLGRVAIAPPAVERVALDAALGRVLAETIVADGDYPDAPRSGMDGFAIDSKGAPGTFEIVAEVRMGSAAGRLLAPGSASRIPTGGILPAGADAVVPFEEARVAGDAVAVGAAVASGENVIERGADMRRGDAVVRAGRVVRAGEIGVLATLGATFVPVYRRPRVALFSSGDELVEPGLRPKPGQIRDSNRYAVAASLRAMGAEVVQHPTLRDEEREFEAALTRAIAECDAVVVTGGSSVGARDRLPHAVAAIADPGIVVHGLRVKPGKPTLFGAGGGRPIVGLPGNPTSALLMLEAVAAPIFGALRGAPITVSQVPARLAEPARSRLEWTWFVPVWLEDDGGLPAAHPLPLRSFSVSLPARADGYIVMEEGDEEWPAGRLVTVHRFLGG from the coding sequence TTGCTGCCGCCGCGTCAGGCGATCGTGGCGTTCTTGGGGCGCGTCGCGATCGCGCCGCCGGCGGTCGAGCGCGTCGCGCTCGATGCCGCGCTGGGGCGCGTTCTCGCCGAGACGATCGTCGCGGACGGCGATTATCCCGACGCGCCGCGCTCGGGAATGGACGGCTTTGCGATCGATTCGAAGGGCGCCCCGGGCACGTTCGAGATCGTCGCCGAGGTGCGCATGGGCTCCGCTGCGGGCAGGCTCCTCGCGCCGGGAAGCGCGAGCCGCATCCCGACGGGCGGCATCCTGCCCGCCGGCGCCGACGCGGTCGTGCCGTTCGAGGAGGCGCGGGTCGCGGGCGACGCCGTCGCCGTTGGCGCCGCGGTCGCGAGCGGAGAGAACGTCATCGAGCGCGGCGCCGACATGCGTCGCGGCGATGCGGTCGTGCGCGCGGGGCGCGTCGTTCGCGCCGGCGAGATCGGCGTGCTCGCAACGCTTGGCGCAACGTTCGTTCCCGTCTATCGGCGACCGCGCGTCGCGCTCTTCTCCAGCGGCGACGAACTCGTCGAGCCCGGCCTCCGTCCAAAGCCCGGGCAGATTCGCGACTCGAATCGCTACGCCGTCGCCGCGTCGCTGCGCGCGATGGGCGCAGAGGTCGTGCAGCATCCGACGCTGCGCGACGAGGAGCGAGAATTTGAGGCGGCGCTGACGCGTGCGATTGCGGAGTGCGACGCCGTCGTCGTCACGGGCGGTTCCTCGGTCGGAGCGCGCGATCGTCTGCCGCACGCGGTCGCTGCGATCGCCGATCCCGGAATCGTCGTCCATGGACTGCGCGTAAAGCCCGGAAAGCCGACGCTCTTCGGCGCCGGCGGCGGCAGGCCGATCGTCGGATTGCCCGGCAACCCCACGTCGGCGCTGCTGATGCTCGAAGCCGTAGCGGCGCCGATCTTCGGCGCGCTGCGCGGCGCGCCGATTACCGTTTCGCAGGTTCCGGCGCGCTTGGCCGAGCCGGCGCGCAGCCGTCTCGAGTGGACGTGGTTCGTTCCCGTGTGGTTAGAGGATGATGGCGGCCTCCCCGCGGCGCATCCCCTTCCCTTGCGCTCGTTCTCGGTGAGTCTGCCGGCGCGAGCGGATGGTTACATCGTGATGGAGGAAGGCGACGAGGAGTGGCCCGCGGGCCGGCTCGTCACCGTCCACCGATTCTTGGGAGGCTAA
- the serS gene encoding serine--tRNA ligase — MLDIALVRREPDRVRKSLLRRGHDASPVGEILRYDEEYRSALTAVERAKAEKNRLSAAIGEAADKAAAARELRPQINELSERIEALEARANALSPTDERSPLRAILDNMPNLLDDSVPDGTDESANVEVRRWGRPRSFDFEPKPHWELGERLGILDFARAARLSGSRFAVLSGAGARLSRALAAFFLDRAAKRGYVEIAPPLLVSRETMWSTGQLSKFADAMFFDEQADLFMIPTGEVPLTALRGGEILDASELPLRYAAWTPCFRKEAGAAGKDTRGLMRQHQFEKVELVWLTDPQSSFDALETLTGDAESLLQELELPYRVVALCAGDTSFNSAKTYDIEVWVPSGNSYREISSCSNCTDFQARRAAIRFRRDASGKPEHAHTLNGSGLAVGRTLIALLENGQQADGSIVVPEALRPYAGFSSLSP; from the coding sequence ATGCTCGATATCGCTCTCGTTCGGCGCGAACCTGACCGCGTTCGAAAATCGCTCCTCCGCCGCGGGCACGACGCTTCGCCGGTCGGCGAGATTCTGCGCTACGACGAAGAGTACCGCTCCGCGCTCACCGCGGTCGAGCGGGCAAAAGCCGAGAAGAACCGGCTCTCCGCAGCGATCGGCGAGGCCGCCGACAAGGCGGCGGCGGCGCGCGAACTGCGTCCGCAGATCAACGAGCTATCCGAACGGATCGAGGCGCTCGAGGCCCGCGCGAACGCGCTCTCGCCGACCGACGAGCGATCCCCGCTGCGCGCGATCCTCGACAACATGCCGAACCTGCTCGACGACTCCGTTCCCGACGGAACCGACGAGAGCGCGAACGTCGAGGTGCGGCGTTGGGGTCGGCCGCGCTCCTTCGATTTCGAGCCGAAGCCGCACTGGGAACTCGGCGAACGGCTCGGCATTCTCGATTTCGCGCGCGCGGCGCGACTCTCGGGAAGCCGATTCGCCGTGCTCTCCGGCGCGGGTGCGCGGCTTTCGCGCGCGCTCGCGGCCTTCTTCCTCGATCGCGCCGCGAAGCGCGGCTACGTCGAGATTGCGCCGCCGCTGCTCGTCTCGCGCGAGACGATGTGGTCGACGGGGCAGTTGAGCAAGTTCGCCGACGCGATGTTTTTCGACGAGCAGGCAGATCTCTTCATGATTCCGACGGGCGAGGTTCCGCTCACCGCGCTGCGCGGCGGCGAGATTCTCGATGCCTCCGAGCTTCCGCTACGGTATGCGGCGTGGACGCCGTGCTTTCGCAAAGAGGCCGGCGCAGCCGGCAAGGATACGCGCGGGCTGATGCGCCAGCATCAGTTCGAGAAGGTCGAATTGGTCTGGCTGACCGATCCGCAATCGTCGTTCGACGCGCTCGAAACGCTGACGGGCGACGCGGAGTCGCTCCTGCAAGAACTCGAGCTGCCCTATCGCGTCGTCGCGCTCTGCGCCGGCGACACGAGCTTCAACTCGGCGAAGACCTACGACATCGAGGTGTGGGTGCCGAGCGGCAACTCCTATCGCGAGATCAGTTCGTGCTCGAACTGCACCGATTTCCAGGCGCGCCGCGCCGCGATTCGCTTCCGCCGCGACGCATCGGGCAAGCCGGAGCACGCGCACACGCTCAACGGCTCGGGCCTGGCGGTCGGGCGAACGCTGATCGCGCTGCTCGAAAACGGACAACAGGCCGACGGATCCATCGTCGTGCCCGAGGCCCTGCGCCCCTACGCGGGCTTCAGTTCCCTGTCACCCTGA